Proteins encoded in a region of the Falco rusticolus isolate bFalRus1 chromosome 10, bFalRus1.pri, whole genome shotgun sequence genome:
- the FSHB gene encoding follitropin subunit beta yields the protein MKAVNCYVLLFCWKAICCNSCQLTNITIAVEREECEFCITVNATWCSGYCFTRDPVYKYPPVSSVQQTCTFKQVVYETVKIPGCGDHPESFYSYPVATECHCETCDTDTTDCTVRGLGPSYCSFRQNGSNH from the exons ATGAAGGCAGTTAATTGTTACGTGCTGTTATTTTGCTGGAAAGCAATTTGTTGCAATAGCTGTCAGCTGACCAATATTACTATAGCAGTGGAAAGAGAAGAATGTGAATTCTGTATCACAGTGAATGCCACGTGGTGCTCAGGATACTGCTTCACAAGG GATCCAGTCTATAAATATCCACCAGTATCATCCGTTCAGCAAACATGTACCTTCAAGCAGGTTGTGTATGAAACAGTGAAGATCCCTGGCTGTGGTGACCATCCCGAATCTTTTTATTCGTACCCAGTAGCTACAGAGTGCCATTGTGAGACCTGCGACACAGACACCACTGACTGCACCGTGAGGGGACTGGGGCCATCCTACTGCTCCTTCCGTCAGAATGGAAGTAATCACTGA